A single window of Archangium gephyra DNA harbors:
- a CDS encoding TetR/AcrR family transcriptional regulator yields MRKAAAKREIKQERAARTRVEILEAAITLFARRGILATTMAQLAKAIRMTPGALYWHFPTKEDLLLAAIDELHGRYMAEFQEVLSEHRTHPARVQLKTFMERTQQFLRYHREYGIFFGMVSAESAENNDRVAEAIREKLGIYVAAAENIIRYGQNKTKEFRLDVDAGQAAHSIIGGFIGAVLHQNLFRESVTYDATLTTLAQLLVEGTVTR; encoded by the coding sequence ATGCGTAAGGCAGCGGCGAAACGGGAGATCAAGCAGGAGCGCGCGGCTCGGACGCGAGTGGAGATCCTGGAGGCGGCCATCACGCTGTTCGCGCGACGGGGAATCCTCGCGACGACGATGGCGCAGCTGGCCAAGGCCATCCGGATGACCCCGGGGGCGCTCTACTGGCACTTCCCGACGAAGGAGGATCTGCTGCTGGCGGCCATCGACGAGCTGCACGGGCGCTACATGGCCGAGTTCCAGGAAGTGCTGAGCGAGCACCGCACGCATCCGGCGCGCGTGCAGCTCAAGACGTTCATGGAGCGCACGCAGCAGTTCCTGCGCTACCACCGCGAGTACGGCATCTTCTTCGGGATGGTGTCGGCGGAGTCCGCGGAGAACAACGACCGGGTGGCCGAGGCCATCCGGGAGAAGCTGGGCATCTACGTCGCGGCGGCGGAGAACATCATCCGCTACGGCCAGAACAAGACGAAGGAGTTCCGCCTGGACGTGGACGCGGGTCAGGCCGCGCACAGCATCATCGGCGGCTTCATCGGCGCGGTGCTGCACCAGAACCTGTTCCGCGAGTCGGTGACGTACGACGCCACGCTCACGACCCTGGCGCAGTTGCTGGTGGAAGGCACCGTCACGCGCTGA
- a CDS encoding metallophosphoesterase — MRFTLQSLIIFGTMSLLVVLGHVYLYRRLFRDTAKHPHWRRAGVVLMGLLATLMTSWWFVPRLLPGETASVLSQLNWFWMSVAIYLLLAVLSLGGLRTLTGWLKRRRVAKAPVAPVVDPVVDEARRQFLARTTAGAALAATGGMVGYGTWRAFHPPVVNEVAVKLPGLPKALDGFSIIQLSDVHVGPLIQRRFMDAVVAQCNALKGDLVCITGDLVDGRVAQLAHGVGALGNLRSRHGTYFVTGNHEYYSGDEEWAEALTRMGVTVLRNRHVRIGEPGASFDLVGVDDWSAQRSGFPERGYDLSAATAGRDPSRASVLLAHQPAGWREHALKAGMGLQLSGHTHGGQFFPFNLVVSAMWEHDAGLFREGDSHIYVSRGTGFWGPPLRVAAPPEIVKVTLLA; from the coding sequence ATGCGCTTCACGCTTCAATCCCTCATCATCTTCGGCACCATGTCCCTGCTCGTGGTGCTCGGGCACGTCTACCTGTACCGCCGGCTCTTCCGGGACACGGCGAAGCACCCCCACTGGCGGCGGGCCGGCGTGGTGTTGATGGGGCTGCTGGCCACGCTCATGACGAGCTGGTGGTTCGTGCCCCGCCTGCTGCCCGGGGAGACGGCGTCCGTCCTCTCCCAGCTCAACTGGTTCTGGATGAGCGTGGCCATCTACCTGCTGCTGGCGGTGCTGTCGCTGGGGGGCCTGCGCACGCTGACCGGCTGGCTGAAGCGCCGCCGCGTGGCGAAGGCCCCCGTGGCGCCGGTGGTGGACCCGGTGGTGGATGAAGCGCGGCGGCAGTTCCTCGCCCGGACGACGGCGGGGGCGGCGCTGGCGGCCACCGGAGGCATGGTCGGCTATGGCACGTGGCGCGCCTTCCACCCGCCGGTGGTGAACGAGGTGGCGGTGAAGCTGCCCGGCCTGCCCAAGGCGCTGGACGGCTTCAGCATCATCCAGCTGAGCGACGTGCACGTGGGGCCACTCATCCAGCGCCGCTTCATGGACGCGGTGGTGGCGCAGTGCAACGCCCTCAAGGGCGACCTGGTGTGCATCACGGGAGACCTGGTGGACGGCCGGGTGGCGCAGCTGGCGCACGGGGTGGGCGCACTGGGCAACCTGCGCTCGCGGCACGGCACGTACTTCGTCACCGGCAACCACGAGTACTACTCGGGTGACGAGGAGTGGGCCGAGGCGCTCACGCGCATGGGCGTGACGGTGCTGCGCAACCGCCACGTGCGCATCGGCGAGCCGGGGGCCTCGTTCGACCTGGTGGGCGTGGACGACTGGAGCGCCCAACGCTCCGGTTTCCCCGAGCGCGGCTATGATCTGTCGGCGGCCACGGCGGGGAGGGACCCCTCGCGCGCCTCGGTGCTGCTCGCGCACCAACCGGCGGGCTGGCGCGAGCACGCGCTGAAGGCGGGCATGGGGCTGCAGCTGTCCGGGCACACGCACGGGGGGCAGTTCTTCCCCTTCAACCTGGTGGTGTCCGCCATGTGGGAGCACGACGCGGGCCTGTTCCGCGAGGGAGACAGCCACATCTACGTGAGCCGGGGCACGGGCTTCTGGGGCCCGCCTCTGCGGGTGGCCGCCCCGCCGGAAATCGTCAAGGTGACGCTCCTGGCGTGA
- a CDS encoding TIGR01777 family oxidoreductase, giving the protein MKVALTGASGFLGPLFVQRLMEKGHTVHVLARNVERTLSGLPAGVSGAFFDAATPLSPDALGGADAVVHLAGEPVAQRWTQSARQRIRDSRVVGTRLLVEAMRAAGTVRHFVSASAIGYYGDRGAEPLTESSAPGDDFLAQVCRAWEAEAQRAAEAGIRTVLARIGVVVHPEGGALQQMLPLFRLGMGGRMGSGQQYLSWVDREDTLGLLLFALEHPELKGPMNVTAPEPVTNADFARALGAALHRPAVLPVPGFALKVVMGDMSEAVLGGQRVLPRRALEAGYHFQHPELPGALRAMLG; this is encoded by the coding sequence ATGAAGGTCGCCCTCACTGGAGCCAGTGGCTTCCTCGGCCCGCTCTTCGTCCAGCGGTTGATGGAGAAGGGCCACACGGTGCACGTGCTGGCGCGCAACGTGGAGCGCACGCTGAGCGGGCTGCCCGCGGGCGTGAGTGGCGCTTTCTTCGACGCGGCCACGCCGCTGTCCCCGGACGCGCTGGGGGGAGCCGACGCGGTGGTGCACCTGGCGGGCGAGCCGGTGGCGCAGCGGTGGACGCAGAGCGCGCGCCAGCGCATCCGCGACAGCCGGGTGGTGGGCACGCGGCTGCTGGTGGAGGCCATGCGGGCGGCGGGCACGGTGCGGCACTTCGTGTCGGCCTCGGCCATCGGCTACTACGGAGACCGGGGCGCGGAGCCGCTCACGGAGAGCAGCGCCCCCGGGGACGACTTCCTCGCCCAGGTGTGCCGGGCCTGGGAGGCCGAGGCGCAGCGGGCCGCCGAGGCGGGCATCCGCACGGTGCTGGCGCGCATCGGCGTGGTGGTGCACCCGGAAGGCGGCGCGCTCCAACAGATGCTGCCCCTCTTCCGCCTGGGCATGGGCGGGAGGATGGGCTCGGGGCAGCAGTACCTGAGTTGGGTGGACCGGGAGGACACGCTGGGCCTGCTGCTCTTCGCGCTGGAGCACCCGGAGCTCAAGGGCCCGATGAACGTGACGGCACCGGAGCCGGTGACGAACGCGGACTTCGCGCGGGCCCTGGGGGCGGCGCTCCACCGGCCGGCGGTGCTGCCCGTGCCCGGCTTCGCGCTGAAGGTGGTGATGGGGGACATGTCCGAGGCCGTGCTGGGAGGCCAGCGGGTGCTGCCCCGGCGCGCGCTCGAGGCGGGCTACCACTTCCAGCACCCCGAGCTGCCCGGCGCCCTCCGCGCGATGCTGGGGTGA
- a CDS encoding polyprenyl synthetase family protein → MGLTPFTVAAPMPAPSVEQAWLQLVQARVDASLTELLELPDESRLDIRWTQALGHVREYVSRPTWRVRPALLLAGYCLARGSASVPAGLWRFAAGLELLHACMAIHDDTAEQSVLRRGGLTLHHQLAPGATGQHLSVVVGDHLFARAMETLLGSELPGATQASQYYLKLCRYSAVGRYVELQRGGACLSAGGVLQAWRLARLRMVREGLAPALVCGAMLAGADAELRLRLARVGCHVGLAYELREELLGLFGEARVGVRAPRCDFLRGRRTFPVVAAWSRALPEARRELETLWSLPTERRDEPALGRMRRLVEESGGRSATEHLVTRATHGAVRALAELPNPNGLRELVQALIGQLAQRIV, encoded by the coding sequence ATGGGGCTCACGCCCTTCACCGTTGCAGCGCCCATGCCGGCTCCCTCGGTGGAGCAGGCGTGGCTGCAGCTGGTGCAGGCCCGGGTGGATGCGTCGCTGACGGAGCTGCTGGAGCTGCCGGACGAGTCCAGGTTGGACATTCGTTGGACGCAGGCGCTCGGACATGTCCGCGAGTACGTGTCGCGCCCCACCTGGCGGGTGCGCCCGGCGCTGCTGCTGGCGGGCTACTGCCTGGCGCGGGGCTCGGCGTCCGTGCCGGCCGGGCTGTGGCGCTTCGCCGCGGGGCTGGAGCTGCTGCACGCCTGCATGGCCATCCATGACGACACGGCGGAGCAGTCGGTGCTGCGGCGCGGAGGGCTGACGCTGCACCACCAGCTGGCGCCGGGCGCCACCGGTCAGCACCTGTCCGTGGTGGTGGGGGATCATCTCTTCGCCCGCGCCATGGAGACGCTGCTGGGCTCGGAGCTGCCGGGGGCCACGCAGGCCAGCCAGTACTACCTGAAGCTGTGCCGCTACTCGGCGGTGGGGCGCTACGTGGAGCTGCAGCGGGGCGGCGCGTGTCTGAGCGCCGGGGGCGTGCTCCAGGCCTGGCGTCTGGCGCGTTTGCGGATGGTGCGCGAGGGCCTGGCCCCGGCCCTGGTGTGCGGGGCGATGCTGGCCGGAGCGGATGCGGAGCTGCGGCTGCGGCTGGCGCGCGTGGGCTGCCACGTGGGGCTCGCCTACGAGCTGCGCGAGGAGTTGCTGGGCCTCTTCGGGGAGGCGCGCGTCGGCGTCCGGGCCCCGCGGTGCGACTTCCTCCGGGGCCGGCGCACCTTCCCGGTGGTGGCGGCCTGGTCCCGGGCGCTTCCCGAGGCGCGCCGGGAGCTGGAGACGCTGTGGAGCCTGCCCACGGAGCGCCGGGACGAGCCCGCGCTCGGGCGGATGCGCCGGCTGGTGGAGGAGAGCGGGGGACGCAGCGCCACCGAGCACCTGGTGACACGGGCGACGCACGGCGCGGTGCGCGCGCTCGCGGAGCTGCCCAACCCCAATGGTCTGCGCGAGCTGGTGCAGGCCCTCATCGGCCAGCTGGCCCAGCGCATCGTTTGA
- a CDS encoding phytoene desaturase family protein yields the protein MSRGKRQAVVVGAGVGGLAAAARLAHQGFEVQLFEKTDGPGGRCNRLQVDGFTWDIGPTIVLMPEVFQETFASLGRRMEDYLTLLRCDPNYRIHYRDGSDITFTSELCAMGRELERIEPGSYARYLAFLAQGRTQYRTSLDHLVGRNYAGISDYFAPSVLKKIFQVRAHRRMYADVSRFFQDERLRAAMTFQTMYLGVSPFASPAVYGLLPFTELGVGVWFPKGGLYAIPLALEKVAREEGVRLHYGTPVKRILTGGSRAVGVQLEDGQVVKADVVLCNADLPYAYEKLLDPGVTRLKRAEKLRYTSSGYMLYLGLKRRYEGLNHHNVIFGNDYKGSFDDIFERFRVPEDPSFYVNAPAHTDPSLAPPGKDSLYVLVPVPHQHPGLDWKVEGPKVRAKVFRRLAELGYPDLERDIEVERVYTPDDWASTFNLARGSAFGLAQNFFQIGPFRPANQDARVRNLFFVGASTQPGTGLPTVLISARLVVERILAWSGAADVVKEPGSDGRGAIEEAA from the coding sequence GTGAGCCGTGGCAAACGACAGGCGGTGGTGGTGGGCGCGGGCGTCGGCGGGCTCGCGGCCGCGGCCCGGCTGGCCCACCAGGGTTTCGAGGTGCAGCTGTTCGAGAAGACAGACGGCCCCGGCGGACGCTGCAACCGCCTCCAGGTGGACGGCTTCACCTGGGACATCGGCCCCACCATCGTCCTCATGCCCGAGGTGTTCCAGGAGACGTTCGCCTCGCTCGGCCGGCGCATGGAGGACTACCTCACGCTGCTGCGGTGTGACCCGAACTACCGCATCCACTACCGCGACGGCTCGGACATCACCTTCACCTCCGAGCTGTGCGCCATGGGGCGCGAGTTGGAACGGATAGAGCCCGGCAGCTACGCGCGCTACCTGGCCTTCCTCGCGCAGGGCCGCACCCAGTACCGCACCAGCCTGGATCACCTGGTGGGCCGCAACTACGCGGGCATCTCCGACTACTTCGCGCCCTCGGTGCTGAAGAAGATTTTCCAGGTGCGCGCCCACCGCCGCATGTACGCGGACGTCAGCCGCTTCTTCCAGGACGAGCGGCTGCGCGCGGCGATGACCTTCCAGACGATGTACCTGGGCGTGTCGCCCTTCGCCTCGCCGGCGGTGTATGGCCTCCTGCCCTTCACGGAGCTGGGCGTGGGCGTGTGGTTCCCCAAGGGGGGCCTGTACGCGATTCCCCTCGCGCTGGAGAAGGTGGCGCGCGAGGAGGGCGTGCGGCTGCACTACGGCACGCCCGTCAAGCGCATCCTCACCGGCGGCTCGCGCGCGGTGGGCGTGCAGCTCGAGGACGGGCAGGTGGTGAAGGCGGACGTGGTGCTCTGTAACGCGGATTTGCCCTACGCGTACGAGAAGCTGTTGGACCCGGGCGTCACCCGGCTCAAGCGCGCGGAGAAGCTCCGCTACACGTCCAGCGGTTACATGCTCTACCTGGGACTCAAGCGCCGCTACGAGGGGCTGAACCACCACAACGTGATCTTCGGCAACGACTACAAGGGCTCGTTCGACGACATCTTCGAGCGCTTCCGCGTCCCCGAGGATCCGAGCTTCTACGTCAACGCTCCGGCCCACACGGACCCGAGCCTCGCGCCGCCGGGCAAGGACTCGCTCTACGTCCTGGTGCCGGTGCCGCACCAGCACCCGGGGTTGGACTGGAAGGTGGAGGGCCCGAAGGTGAGGGCCAAGGTGTTCCGGCGCCTGGCCGAGCTGGGCTACCCGGACCTGGAGCGGGACATCGAAGTGGAGCGCGTCTACACGCCGGATGACTGGGCGTCCACGTTCAACCTGGCCCGGGGAAGTGCTTTCGGGCTGGCGCAGAACTTCTTTCAGATTGGCCCCTTCCGCCCCGCCAACCAGGATGCACGGGTGCGGAACCTGTTCTTCGTAGGGGCTTCCACCCAGCCGGGCACCGGTCTTCCCACGGTGCTCATCTCCGCGCGGCTGGTGGTGGAGCGCATCCTGGCGTGGTCGGGCGCGGCGGATGTGGTGAAGGAGCCCGGTAGTGACGGGCGCGGAGCAATCGAGGAGGCGGCATGA
- a CDS encoding phytoene/squalene synthase family protein has translation MKKSDNTLVVRGYEMAERVTRFHAKSFFFASFMLFGMRRKAAFALYAYCRRLDDMVDVADGADRGAVPEDLGERLIRARRAVAELFVDSPELGDPRMPPPATRASGGDGPWDPAEFAALQDVIRRFRVPEQPMQDLISGMEMDLTKRRYESWAELDLYCYRVAGVVGLMMAPMLGCSAEWALGPAADLGRAMQLTNILRDVKEDLDRDRVYLPREELAAFGLTVDDLRAGVVDDRWRGFMRFQIDRARAYYARAAAGIPALTGFGCQRMVKLMGSIYGDILRVIEQNDYDVFKGRLSVPGKRKLALASTILVRPAAVLPAPPTPEVSVPLLPRGVTTGVRL, from the coding sequence ATGAAGAAGTCGGACAACACCCTGGTGGTACGTGGTTACGAGATGGCGGAGCGCGTGACGCGTTTTCACGCCAAGAGCTTCTTCTTCGCTTCCTTCATGCTCTTCGGGATGCGGCGCAAGGCGGCCTTCGCGCTCTATGCCTACTGCCGGCGCCTGGACGACATGGTGGACGTGGCGGATGGCGCGGACCGGGGTGCGGTGCCCGAGGACCTGGGCGAGCGGTTGATCCGCGCGCGCCGGGCCGTGGCCGAGCTCTTCGTGGACTCGCCGGAGCTGGGAGACCCGCGCATGCCTCCGCCCGCCACGCGCGCCAGCGGGGGTGATGGCCCGTGGGACCCGGCCGAGTTCGCCGCGCTCCAGGACGTCATCCGCCGCTTCCGCGTCCCCGAGCAGCCCATGCAGGACCTCATCTCCGGCATGGAGATGGACCTGACGAAGCGCCGCTACGAGAGCTGGGCCGAGCTGGACCTGTACTGCTACCGGGTGGCCGGCGTGGTGGGGCTGATGATGGCGCCCATGCTCGGGTGCTCGGCGGAGTGGGCGCTCGGGCCGGCGGCGGACCTGGGCCGCGCCATGCAGCTCACCAACATCCTCCGGGACGTGAAGGAGGACCTGGACCGCGACCGCGTCTACCTGCCGCGAGAGGAGCTGGCGGCCTTTGGCCTCACGGTGGACGACCTGCGCGCGGGCGTGGTGGATGACCGGTGGCGCGGCTTCATGCGCTTCCAGATCGACCGGGCGCGCGCCTACTACGCGCGGGCGGCGGCGGGCATCCCCGCGCTCACCGGCTTCGGCTGCCAGCGCATGGTGAAGCTGATGGGCTCCATCTACGGGGACATCCTGCGCGTCATCGAGCAGAACGACTACGACGTCTTCAAGGGCCGGCTGTCGGTGCCGGGCAAGCGCAAGCTGGCGTTGGCCTCCACCATCCTGGTGCGGCCGGCGGCGGTGCTGCCCGCGCCGCCGACGCCCGAGGTGTCGGTGCCCCTGCTGCCCAGGGGGGTCACCACGGGAGTGCGGTTATGA
- a CDS encoding hydroxymethylglutaryl-CoA reductase, degradative yields MSDDKVQTLKVKRSSRLSGFYRQTPESRRTRLVESRWLAPEEAEACAGLGGFDEACADAMVENVIGLHGLPLGVALNFVVNAQDRLLPMAVEEPSIIAAASYAARLCAEGGGFSVSWDEPITTAQVQLLEVPSLTAAETVLRTRAPELLAEANACMGAMCARGGGARELEVRVLDATTLVVHVHVDTRDAMGANLVNGLAERMAPRLAALTGGRVGLKILTNLADRRKVYVRTTVPASALASEGFPDGTAVRDAILEAQLFAEMDPYRAVTHNKGVMNGVDAVLVACGNDWRAVEAGAHAYAARSGVYRPLTSWKQGPAGELVGLLEMPLATSTVGGAARSHPGVQRALKLARVTSAVDLAGVAAAAGLATNLAALKALSTEGIQKGHMALHARRVAAEAGAQGELVEIVAERLARERVYRPERAREILAEEAGRKGTVR; encoded by the coding sequence ATGAGCGACGACAAAGTACAAACGTTGAAGGTGAAGCGCTCCTCGCGCCTGTCGGGTTTCTACCGGCAGACGCCGGAGAGCCGCCGGACCCGGTTGGTGGAGTCGCGCTGGCTGGCGCCGGAGGAGGCCGAGGCGTGCGCGGGCCTGGGTGGTTTCGACGAGGCCTGCGCGGACGCCATGGTGGAGAACGTCATCGGCCTGCACGGCCTGCCGCTGGGCGTGGCGCTCAACTTCGTGGTGAACGCGCAGGACCGGCTGCTGCCCATGGCGGTGGAGGAGCCCTCCATCATCGCCGCGGCCAGCTACGCCGCGCGCCTGTGCGCCGAGGGAGGGGGCTTCTCCGTGTCGTGGGACGAGCCCATCACCACCGCCCAGGTGCAGCTGCTGGAGGTGCCCTCGCTGACGGCGGCCGAGACCGTGCTGCGTACGCGCGCGCCGGAGCTGCTGGCCGAGGCCAACGCCTGCATGGGCGCCATGTGCGCCCGGGGCGGCGGGGCGCGGGAGCTGGAGGTGCGCGTGCTGGACGCCACCACGCTCGTCGTCCACGTGCATGTGGACACCCGGGACGCCATGGGGGCCAACCTCGTCAACGGCCTGGCCGAGCGGATGGCTCCCCGGCTCGCGGCGCTCACCGGCGGCCGGGTGGGGCTCAAGATTCTCACCAACCTGGCGGATCGCCGGAAGGTGTACGTGCGCACGACGGTGCCGGCGTCGGCGCTGGCCTCCGAGGGCTTCCCCGATGGCACGGCGGTGCGTGACGCCATCCTCGAGGCCCAGCTCTTCGCGGAGATGGATCCATACCGGGCCGTCACCCACAACAAGGGCGTGATGAACGGGGTGGACGCGGTGCTGGTGGCGTGCGGCAACGACTGGCGCGCGGTGGAGGCGGGGGCGCATGCGTACGCGGCGCGCTCGGGCGTGTACCGGCCGCTCACCTCATGGAAGCAGGGTCCGGCGGGCGAGCTGGTGGGCCTGCTGGAGATGCCCCTGGCCACGTCCACGGTGGGCGGCGCGGCGCGGAGCCATCCGGGCGTGCAGCGGGCACTGAAGCTGGCGCGGGTGACGAGCGCGGTGGACCTGGCGGGCGTGGCCGCGGCGGCGGGACTGGCCACCAACCTGGCGGCGCTCAAGGCGCTGTCCACCGAGGGCATCCAGAAGGGCCACATGGCGCTGCACGCGCGGCGCGTGGCCGCGGAGGCGGGCGCCCAGGGCGAGCTGGTGGAGATCGTCGCCGAGCGGCTGGCGCGCGAGCGTGTCTACCGGCCCGAGCGTGCACGGGAGATCCTCGCCGAGGAGGCCGGGCGCAAGGGGACCGTGCGATGA
- a CDS encoding phytoene desaturase family protein — MKTMRVAVVGGGIGGLTAAGLLAKEGHDVTLFEGSPSLGGKAQCVRVDGLRLDTGPTLLTLPDVVKGLFERLGGADLLPPISELEPQCTYRFADGCGFVAYKDLERTAQSAGELRPSERHGVHGFYAEAEAIWRAAGEPYLEAPFEGMAGFMTRVARRGVTAMAKGMKLATLDELARAHFKTDHMQQFAGRFATYAGASPYEASAAYALIPHIERAYGVHHVRGGIGALVDALGAAVKRQGVKVHLNVRVGYTRDARGYRVGPPGGEERFDSVVVNADPLDTLGRGSEPLSLSGYVLLLEVDGRPALPHHTVLFGRDYRREFDELFGGQLANDPTVYFCNPSATDPTVAPPDKTGLFVMVNAPALPREPGAYAQAAAAWELQAERVKTQMFDKLLAHYPELRGRMRVVGQRTPVDLAALGAPGGSIYGFLPHGKFGPFRRPRIRGGTPGLFFAGGGTHPGGGVPLVMLSGRFAAEMASEHLRRSA; from the coding sequence ATGAAGACGATGCGTGTCGCGGTGGTGGGCGGCGGAATCGGGGGGCTGACGGCCGCCGGGCTCCTGGCGAAGGAGGGCCACGACGTCACGCTCTTCGAGGGAAGCCCCTCCCTCGGAGGAAAAGCGCAGTGCGTGCGGGTGGACGGGCTCCGGCTGGACACCGGACCCACGCTGCTCACGCTGCCGGACGTGGTCAAGGGGCTGTTCGAGCGATTGGGTGGTGCGGATCTGTTGCCGCCCATCTCCGAGCTGGAGCCCCAGTGCACCTACCGCTTCGCGGACGGGTGCGGTTTCGTGGCGTACAAGGACCTGGAGCGCACGGCCCAGAGCGCGGGCGAGCTGCGGCCGAGTGAGCGTCACGGCGTGCATGGCTTCTACGCGGAGGCCGAGGCCATCTGGCGCGCCGCGGGCGAGCCGTACCTGGAGGCGCCCTTCGAGGGCATGGCCGGCTTCATGACGCGGGTGGCGCGGCGGGGCGTGACGGCGATGGCCAAGGGGATGAAGCTGGCCACGCTGGACGAGCTGGCGCGGGCCCACTTCAAGACGGACCACATGCAACAGTTCGCCGGCCGCTTCGCCACGTACGCGGGGGCCTCGCCCTACGAGGCGAGCGCGGCCTACGCCCTCATTCCCCACATCGAGCGCGCGTATGGCGTGCACCACGTGCGGGGCGGCATCGGCGCGCTGGTGGACGCGCTGGGCGCGGCGGTGAAGCGCCAGGGCGTGAAGGTGCACCTCAACGTGCGGGTGGGCTACACGCGCGACGCGCGGGGCTACCGGGTGGGGCCTCCGGGCGGCGAGGAGCGCTTCGACTCGGTGGTGGTGAACGCGGACCCGCTGGACACGCTGGGGCGGGGAAGCGAGCCGCTGTCGCTGTCGGGCTACGTGCTGCTGCTGGAGGTGGATGGCCGCCCCGCGCTGCCGCACCACACCGTGCTCTTCGGCCGGGACTACCGCCGCGAGTTCGACGAGCTCTTCGGGGGCCAGCTGGCCAATGACCCGACGGTGTACTTCTGCAACCCCTCGGCGACGGACCCGACGGTGGCGCCGCCGGACAAGACGGGCCTCTTCGTCATGGTGAATGCCCCGGCGCTGCCTCGCGAGCCGGGGGCGTATGCGCAGGCGGCGGCCGCGTGGGAGCTGCAGGCCGAGCGGGTGAAGACGCAGATGTTCGACAAGCTGCTGGCGCACTACCCGGAGCTGCGCGGGCGCATGCGGGTGGTGGGGCAGCGTACGCCGGTGGACCTGGCGGCCCTGGGGGCGCCGGGCGGCTCCATCTACGGCTTCCTGCCGCACGGGAAGTTCGGCCCGTTCCGCCGTCCGCGCATCCGGGGGGGGACGCCGGGGCTCTTCTTCGCGGGCGGAGGCACGCACCCGGGCGGCGGGGTTCCGCTGGTGATGCTGTCGGGCCGCTTCGCCGCGGAGATGGCGTCCGAGCACCTGCGGAGGAGCGCATGA
- a CDS encoding hydroxyneurosporene synthase (CrtC) — MRRLELAVPGTSKGYAWRDALPALPDTSGAYRWFYADVTAGEYSAVCIFMVGSLFSPRYSAGVKRGALPLEHCAVNFALYHRSTRRCWVLSEYPHAAVRVQRGGRALSIGRSLLEYGLDGTVRMEVEERCAPFGGPLRARLELEPQVTAADEVQLVPGLPHYWRALAPRAKARLEVSSEGVVAEGIGYHDTNHGEELLGARLPGWHWARVHGPEETVVDYHLPGGVAPLRVTAGALGTKSERRPLLAEARDTSLTGWGLRVPARLYAGNEAVGEPRLLESSPFYARVEARRDGVDVMGEVADFRRFHSPFIRWMAHFRTRVERGA; from the coding sequence ATGAGGCGCCTGGAGCTCGCCGTCCCGGGGACGTCGAAGGGGTACGCCTGGCGGGACGCGCTGCCGGCGCTGCCGGACACCTCGGGGGCGTACCGCTGGTTCTACGCCGACGTGACGGCGGGCGAGTACAGCGCGGTGTGCATCTTCATGGTGGGCTCGCTCTTCTCTCCACGCTACTCGGCGGGGGTGAAGCGGGGCGCGCTGCCGCTGGAGCACTGCGCGGTGAACTTCGCGCTGTACCACCGGAGCACGCGCCGGTGCTGGGTGCTGAGCGAGTACCCGCACGCGGCGGTGCGGGTGCAGCGGGGAGGGCGTGCGCTGAGCATCGGCCGCTCGCTGCTGGAGTACGGGCTGGACGGCACGGTGCGCATGGAGGTGGAGGAGCGGTGCGCGCCCTTCGGTGGGCCGCTGCGGGCGCGGCTGGAGCTGGAGCCCCAGGTGACGGCGGCGGACGAGGTGCAGCTGGTGCCGGGGCTGCCGCACTATTGGCGGGCACTGGCGCCCCGGGCGAAGGCGCGGCTGGAAGTGTCCTCCGAGGGCGTGGTGGCGGAGGGAATCGGCTACCACGACACCAACCATGGCGAGGAGCTGCTGGGCGCGCGGTTGCCGGGGTGGCACTGGGCGCGGGTGCACGGGCCGGAGGAGACGGTGGTGGACTACCACCTGCCGGGCGGGGTGGCGCCGCTGCGGGTGACGGCGGGCGCGTTGGGCACGAAGTCCGAGCGGAGGCCGCTGCTGGCGGAGGCGCGCGACACGAGCCTGACGGGCTGGGGCCTGCGCGTGCCGGCGCGGCTGTACGCGGGCAACGAGGCGGTGGGCGAGCCGCGGCTGTTGGAGTCCTCGCCCTTCTACGCACGGGTGGAGGCGCGGCGGGACGGGGTGGACGTGATGGGGGAGGTGGCGGACTTCCGCCGTTTCCACTCGCCCTTCATCCGGTGGATGGCGCACTTCCGCACGCGCGTGGAGCGTGGGGCATGA